A genomic window from Anthonomus grandis grandis chromosome 2, icAntGran1.3, whole genome shotgun sequence includes:
- the LOC126733519 gene encoding osmotic avoidance abnormal protein 3-like isoform X3, with protein sequence MAENVKVIVRCRPMNKRETENNCKCVIKIHNPSVETWDPGEGTTFPKTFTFDSTYDQNSSTEAIYNDICYPLVESVLEGYNATIFVYGQTGCGKSFTMEGIPSQKGVISRAFEHLFEAISVTSGVKYLALVSYLEIYNEQIRDLLVPNDKMTNGVTLSLKETPTEGVTVPGLTQHPIHNSQEAEHYLNVGSKNRMIGATLMNQNSSRSHSIFTISIEQLNNVNNNQSIRKGTILKNKNWENSILFFAGKLNLVDLAGSERQTKTGATGDRLKEATKINLSLSALGNVISALVDGKAKHIPYRDSKLTRLLQDSLGGNTRTLMIACISPADRDYMETLSTLRYANRAKNISNKPKVNEDPKDTILRQYQEEIERLKALLSTRQEGDIKIVDLEESEVNKNVVSRNEELGVRRDKLLQEYQKEMDKLRNLHESEKNQKETVLKQIQAIKLEYEENIRRLNEEKLNKEVTSTDEVMRRIEELKKALIGGEKAYDKELSERRLRKKRAAEERANLIAHLLAKIDMNEDRETLQNQYKDISQELNLKTEILRKYRHKVKMLEKEITDLQGEFQQEREDYLETVRRQEKNLKLLSQINDKLVGTLKKDCNYTDLEAIKDQAVWLEESQKFKLPDLVIPRTKLPPAGRFSDIQTAPARLNSEIPLSRQNSFDQTNNANPQDIIASYFQPATKRATELLNQSKSGTVDPHKVFNTWRDFARKNRTRSTENLSLDSPTSSVGKSNFWLTSGASSPFNTDQLKKPFRLEALPDIRKCSKRGPLNTMELL encoded by the exons TGTGTTATCAAAATACATAACCCATCGGTAGAAACCTGGGACCCGGGAGAGGGCACAACCTTCCCTAAAACGTTCACATTCGACTCCACATACGACCAAAATTCATCCACGGAAGCGATTTATAATGACATTTGTTACCCACTAGTGGAG AGCGTCCTAGAGGGTTATAACGCAACGATATTCGTATATGGACAAACCGGTTGCGGCAAGTCGTTTACCATGGAAGGAATTCCCAGTCAGAAAGGGGTGATCTCCCGGGCTTTCGAGCACTTGTTCGAAGCCATTTCAGTCACCAGTGGGGTCAAATATCTCGCTTTGGTTAGCTATTTGGAAATTTATAATGAGCAAATTAG GGATTTATTGGTGCCAAATGACAAGATGACCAACGGTGTTACGCTATCCTTGAAAGAGACACCTACAGAGGGCGTAACCGTTCCAG GCCTCACCCAACATCCTATACACAACTCCCAAGAAGCCGAACATTACCTCAACGTCGGTTCGAAAAACCGCATGATCGGCGCAACCCTTATGAACCAAAACAGCTCCAGAAGCCACAGCATTTTCACCATCAGCATCGAACAGTTGAACAACGTCAACAACAACCAGAGCATCCGAAAAGGTActatattgaaaaacaaaaattgggaaaactcaattttgttttttgcagGAAAATTAAATCTAGTCGACTTGGCGGGATCAGAACGTCAAACCAAGACGGGAGCCACCGGGGATCGACTGAAAGAAGCCACCAAAATCAATTTATCCTTAAGCGCCCTCGGGAACGTCATTTCAGCCCTGGTGGACGGAAAAGCCAAACACATCCCTTATAGGGACTCCAAGCTCACCAGACTGTTACAG GACTCTTTGGGGGGCAACACGCGCACCCTAATGATAGCCTGCATCAGTCCAGCTGATAGGGATTATATGGAAACCCTGTCCACCCTAAGATACGCCAATAGGGCCAAAAACATCAGCAACAAACCGAAAGTCAACGAGGACCCCAAAGACACGATTCTGAGGCAGTACCAAGAGGAAATCGAGCGTCTCAAGGCACTTTTGAGTACCCGACAAGAGGGCGACATCAAAATCGTGGACTTGGAAGAGAGTGAGGTGAACAAAAATGTGGTTTCCAGAAATGAGGAGTTGGGCGTGAGGAGGGACAAGCTGCTGCAAGAGTACCAGAAAGAGATGGATAAGTTGAGGAATTTACATGAGAG TGAGAAGAACCAAAAGGAAACTGTCCTGAAGCAAATCCAAGCGATCAAGCTGGAATACGAAGAGAACATTAGAAGATTGAACGAGGAGAAGTTGAATAAAGAGGTGACGTCCACCGATGAGGTGATGAGGAGGATAGAGGAGCTTAAGAAGGCCCTGATTGGCGGTGAGAAGGCTTATGATAAGGAGCTGTCCGAGAGGAGGTTGAGAAAAAAGAGGGCTGCGGAGGAGAGGGCCAA TTTAATAGCTCACTTGTTGGCCAAAATCGACATGAACGAGGACAGAGAAACCCTCCAGAACCAATACAAAGACATCAGCCAGGAACTGAACCTAAAAACCGAAATACTGAGAAAATACCGACATAAAGTGAAAATGTTAGAAAAGGAAATCACTGACCTCCAAGGTGAGTTCCAACAGGAGCGTGAGGACTATTTGGAAACCGTGAGGAGGCAGGAGAAGAACCTCAAATTACTCAGCCAGATAAACGACAAGTTAGTCGGGACTTTAAAGAAGGATTGTAACTATAC GGACTTGGAGGCTATAAAGGACCAAGCAGTATGGTTAGAAGAGAGTCAAAAGTTTAAACTTCCCGATTTGGTGATTCCGCGTACTAAATTGCCACCAGCCG GACGGTTTTCGGATATTCAAACGGCCCCGGCTAGATTGAACAGCGAAATTCCTCTGAGCAGACAAAATTCGTTTGATCAG acgaATAATGCCAACCCTCAAGATATTATAGCGAGCTATTTTCAACCAGCGACCAAAAGGGCCACGGAGCTCCTAAATCAGTCGAAATCCGGAACGGTCGATCCCCATAAGGTTTTTAACACGTGGAGAG ATTTCGCACGGAAGAACCGAACCAGATCCACAGAGAATTTAAGTCTGGACTCGCCCACTAGCAGTGTTGGAAAGAGTAATTTTTGGCTCACCTCCGGTGCAA GCTCACCCTTTAATACTGATCAACTTAAAAAGCCTTTTAGATTGGAGGCGTTGCCTGATATCAGGAAGTGTAGCAAGCGAGGACCACTTAATACCATGGAACTTTTGTAA
- the LOC126733519 gene encoding osmotic avoidance abnormal protein 3-like isoform X2: MAENVKVIVRCRPMNKRETENNCKCVIKIHNPSVETWDPGEGTTFPKTFTFDSTYDQNSSTEAIYNDICYPLVESVLEGYNATIFVYGQTGCGKSFTMEGIPSQKGVISRAFEHLFEAISVTSGVKYLALVSYLEIYNEQIRDLLVPNDKMTNGVTLSLKETPTEGVTVPGLTQHPIHNSQEAEHYLNVGSKNRMIGATLMNQNSSRSHSIFTISIEQLNNVNNNQSIRKGTILKNKNWENSILFFAGKLNLVDLAGSERQTKTGATGDRLKEATKINLSLSALGNVISALVDGKAKHIPYRDSKLTRLLQDSLGGNTRTLMIACISPADRDYMETLSTLRYANRAKNISNKPKVNEDPKDTILRQYQEEIERLKALLSTRQEGDIKIVDLEESEVNKNVVSRNEELGVRRDKLLQEYQKEMDKLRNLHESEKNQKETVLKQIQAIKLEYEENIRRLNEEKLNKEVTSTDEVMRRIEELKKALIGGEKAYDKELSERRLRKKRAAEERANLIAHLLAKIDMNEDRETLQNQYKDISQELNLKTEILRKYRHKVKMLEKEITDLQGEFQQEREDYLETVRRQEKNLKLLSQINDKLVGTLKKDCNYTDLEAIKDQAVWLEESQKFKLPDLVIPRTKLPPAGQNHDRNLYTTMSNPSAKSYLETNNANPQDIIASYFQPATKRATELLNQSKSGTVDPHKVFNTWRGHRNFPDFARKNRTRSTENLSLDSPTSSVGKSNFWLTSGASSPFNTDQLKKPFRLEALPDIRKCSKRGPLNTMELL; encoded by the exons TGTGTTATCAAAATACATAACCCATCGGTAGAAACCTGGGACCCGGGAGAGGGCACAACCTTCCCTAAAACGTTCACATTCGACTCCACATACGACCAAAATTCATCCACGGAAGCGATTTATAATGACATTTGTTACCCACTAGTGGAG AGCGTCCTAGAGGGTTATAACGCAACGATATTCGTATATGGACAAACCGGTTGCGGCAAGTCGTTTACCATGGAAGGAATTCCCAGTCAGAAAGGGGTGATCTCCCGGGCTTTCGAGCACTTGTTCGAAGCCATTTCAGTCACCAGTGGGGTCAAATATCTCGCTTTGGTTAGCTATTTGGAAATTTATAATGAGCAAATTAG GGATTTATTGGTGCCAAATGACAAGATGACCAACGGTGTTACGCTATCCTTGAAAGAGACACCTACAGAGGGCGTAACCGTTCCAG GCCTCACCCAACATCCTATACACAACTCCCAAGAAGCCGAACATTACCTCAACGTCGGTTCGAAAAACCGCATGATCGGCGCAACCCTTATGAACCAAAACAGCTCCAGAAGCCACAGCATTTTCACCATCAGCATCGAACAGTTGAACAACGTCAACAACAACCAGAGCATCCGAAAAGGTActatattgaaaaacaaaaattgggaaaactcaattttgttttttgcagGAAAATTAAATCTAGTCGACTTGGCGGGATCAGAACGTCAAACCAAGACGGGAGCCACCGGGGATCGACTGAAAGAAGCCACCAAAATCAATTTATCCTTAAGCGCCCTCGGGAACGTCATTTCAGCCCTGGTGGACGGAAAAGCCAAACACATCCCTTATAGGGACTCCAAGCTCACCAGACTGTTACAG GACTCTTTGGGGGGCAACACGCGCACCCTAATGATAGCCTGCATCAGTCCAGCTGATAGGGATTATATGGAAACCCTGTCCACCCTAAGATACGCCAATAGGGCCAAAAACATCAGCAACAAACCGAAAGTCAACGAGGACCCCAAAGACACGATTCTGAGGCAGTACCAAGAGGAAATCGAGCGTCTCAAGGCACTTTTGAGTACCCGACAAGAGGGCGACATCAAAATCGTGGACTTGGAAGAGAGTGAGGTGAACAAAAATGTGGTTTCCAGAAATGAGGAGTTGGGCGTGAGGAGGGACAAGCTGCTGCAAGAGTACCAGAAAGAGATGGATAAGTTGAGGAATTTACATGAGAG TGAGAAGAACCAAAAGGAAACTGTCCTGAAGCAAATCCAAGCGATCAAGCTGGAATACGAAGAGAACATTAGAAGATTGAACGAGGAGAAGTTGAATAAAGAGGTGACGTCCACCGATGAGGTGATGAGGAGGATAGAGGAGCTTAAGAAGGCCCTGATTGGCGGTGAGAAGGCTTATGATAAGGAGCTGTCCGAGAGGAGGTTGAGAAAAAAGAGGGCTGCGGAGGAGAGGGCCAA TTTAATAGCTCACTTGTTGGCCAAAATCGACATGAACGAGGACAGAGAAACCCTCCAGAACCAATACAAAGACATCAGCCAGGAACTGAACCTAAAAACCGAAATACTGAGAAAATACCGACATAAAGTGAAAATGTTAGAAAAGGAAATCACTGACCTCCAAGGTGAGTTCCAACAGGAGCGTGAGGACTATTTGGAAACCGTGAGGAGGCAGGAGAAGAACCTCAAATTACTCAGCCAGATAAACGACAAGTTAGTCGGGACTTTAAAGAAGGATTGTAACTATAC GGACTTGGAGGCTATAAAGGACCAAGCAGTATGGTTAGAAGAGAGTCAAAAGTTTAAACTTCCCGATTTGGTGATTCCGCGTACTAAATTGCCACCAGCCG GACAAAATCATGACCGAAACCTCTATACGACGATGAGTAACCCTAGTGCCAAATCTTATTTAGAG acgaATAATGCCAACCCTCAAGATATTATAGCGAGCTATTTTCAACCAGCGACCAAAAGGGCCACGGAGCTCCTAAATCAGTCGAAATCCGGAACGGTCGATCCCCATAAGGTTTTTAACACGTGGAGAG GCCACCGTAACTTTCCAGATTTCGCACGGAAGAACCGAACCAGATCCACAGAGAATTTAAGTCTGGACTCGCCCACTAGCAGTGTTGGAAAGAGTAATTTTTGGCTCACCTCCGGTGCAA GCTCACCCTTTAATACTGATCAACTTAAAAAGCCTTTTAGATTGGAGGCGTTGCCTGATATCAGGAAGTGTAGCAAGCGAGGACCACTTAATACCATGGAACTTTTGTAA
- the LOC126733519 gene encoding osmotic avoidance abnormal protein 3-like isoform X1: MAENVKVIVRCRPMNKRETENNCKCVIKIHNPSVETWDPGEGTTFPKTFTFDSTYDQNSSTEAIYNDICYPLVESVLEGYNATIFVYGQTGCGKSFTMEGIPSQKGVISRAFEHLFEAISVTSGVKYLALVSYLEIYNEQIRDLLVPNDKMTNGVTLSLKETPTEGVTVPGLTQHPIHNSQEAEHYLNVGSKNRMIGATLMNQNSSRSHSIFTISIEQLNNVNNNQSIRKGTILKNKNWENSILFFAGKLNLVDLAGSERQTKTGATGDRLKEATKINLSLSALGNVISALVDGKAKHIPYRDSKLTRLLQDSLGGNTRTLMIACISPADRDYMETLSTLRYANRAKNISNKPKVNEDPKDTILRQYQEEIERLKALLSTRQEGDIKIVDLEESEVNKNVVSRNEELGVRRDKLLQEYQKEMDKLRNLHESEKNQKETVLKQIQAIKLEYEENIRRLNEEKLNKEVTSTDEVMRRIEELKKALIGGEKAYDKELSERRLRKKRAAEERANLIAHLLAKIDMNEDRETLQNQYKDISQELNLKTEILRKYRHKVKMLEKEITDLQGEFQQEREDYLETVRRQEKNLKLLSQINDKLVGTLKKDCNYTDLEAIKDQAVWLEESQKFKLPDLVIPRTKLPPAGRFSDIQTAPARLNSEIPLSRQNSFDQTNNANPQDIIASYFQPATKRATELLNQSKSGTVDPHKVFNTWRGHRNFPDFARKNRTRSTENLSLDSPTSSVGKSNFWLTSGASSPFNTDQLKKPFRLEALPDIRKCSKRGPLNTMELL; the protein is encoded by the exons TGTGTTATCAAAATACATAACCCATCGGTAGAAACCTGGGACCCGGGAGAGGGCACAACCTTCCCTAAAACGTTCACATTCGACTCCACATACGACCAAAATTCATCCACGGAAGCGATTTATAATGACATTTGTTACCCACTAGTGGAG AGCGTCCTAGAGGGTTATAACGCAACGATATTCGTATATGGACAAACCGGTTGCGGCAAGTCGTTTACCATGGAAGGAATTCCCAGTCAGAAAGGGGTGATCTCCCGGGCTTTCGAGCACTTGTTCGAAGCCATTTCAGTCACCAGTGGGGTCAAATATCTCGCTTTGGTTAGCTATTTGGAAATTTATAATGAGCAAATTAG GGATTTATTGGTGCCAAATGACAAGATGACCAACGGTGTTACGCTATCCTTGAAAGAGACACCTACAGAGGGCGTAACCGTTCCAG GCCTCACCCAACATCCTATACACAACTCCCAAGAAGCCGAACATTACCTCAACGTCGGTTCGAAAAACCGCATGATCGGCGCAACCCTTATGAACCAAAACAGCTCCAGAAGCCACAGCATTTTCACCATCAGCATCGAACAGTTGAACAACGTCAACAACAACCAGAGCATCCGAAAAGGTActatattgaaaaacaaaaattgggaaaactcaattttgttttttgcagGAAAATTAAATCTAGTCGACTTGGCGGGATCAGAACGTCAAACCAAGACGGGAGCCACCGGGGATCGACTGAAAGAAGCCACCAAAATCAATTTATCCTTAAGCGCCCTCGGGAACGTCATTTCAGCCCTGGTGGACGGAAAAGCCAAACACATCCCTTATAGGGACTCCAAGCTCACCAGACTGTTACAG GACTCTTTGGGGGGCAACACGCGCACCCTAATGATAGCCTGCATCAGTCCAGCTGATAGGGATTATATGGAAACCCTGTCCACCCTAAGATACGCCAATAGGGCCAAAAACATCAGCAACAAACCGAAAGTCAACGAGGACCCCAAAGACACGATTCTGAGGCAGTACCAAGAGGAAATCGAGCGTCTCAAGGCACTTTTGAGTACCCGACAAGAGGGCGACATCAAAATCGTGGACTTGGAAGAGAGTGAGGTGAACAAAAATGTGGTTTCCAGAAATGAGGAGTTGGGCGTGAGGAGGGACAAGCTGCTGCAAGAGTACCAGAAAGAGATGGATAAGTTGAGGAATTTACATGAGAG TGAGAAGAACCAAAAGGAAACTGTCCTGAAGCAAATCCAAGCGATCAAGCTGGAATACGAAGAGAACATTAGAAGATTGAACGAGGAGAAGTTGAATAAAGAGGTGACGTCCACCGATGAGGTGATGAGGAGGATAGAGGAGCTTAAGAAGGCCCTGATTGGCGGTGAGAAGGCTTATGATAAGGAGCTGTCCGAGAGGAGGTTGAGAAAAAAGAGGGCTGCGGAGGAGAGGGCCAA TTTAATAGCTCACTTGTTGGCCAAAATCGACATGAACGAGGACAGAGAAACCCTCCAGAACCAATACAAAGACATCAGCCAGGAACTGAACCTAAAAACCGAAATACTGAGAAAATACCGACATAAAGTGAAAATGTTAGAAAAGGAAATCACTGACCTCCAAGGTGAGTTCCAACAGGAGCGTGAGGACTATTTGGAAACCGTGAGGAGGCAGGAGAAGAACCTCAAATTACTCAGCCAGATAAACGACAAGTTAGTCGGGACTTTAAAGAAGGATTGTAACTATAC GGACTTGGAGGCTATAAAGGACCAAGCAGTATGGTTAGAAGAGAGTCAAAAGTTTAAACTTCCCGATTTGGTGATTCCGCGTACTAAATTGCCACCAGCCG GACGGTTTTCGGATATTCAAACGGCCCCGGCTAGATTGAACAGCGAAATTCCTCTGAGCAGACAAAATTCGTTTGATCAG acgaATAATGCCAACCCTCAAGATATTATAGCGAGCTATTTTCAACCAGCGACCAAAAGGGCCACGGAGCTCCTAAATCAGTCGAAATCCGGAACGGTCGATCCCCATAAGGTTTTTAACACGTGGAGAG GCCACCGTAACTTTCCAGATTTCGCACGGAAGAACCGAACCAGATCCACAGAGAATTTAAGTCTGGACTCGCCCACTAGCAGTGTTGGAAAGAGTAATTTTTGGCTCACCTCCGGTGCAA GCTCACCCTTTAATACTGATCAACTTAAAAAGCCTTTTAGATTGGAGGCGTTGCCTGATATCAGGAAGTGTAGCAAGCGAGGACCACTTAATACCATGGAACTTTTGTAA
- the LOC126733519 gene encoding osmotic avoidance abnormal protein 3-like isoform X5 codes for MAENVKVIVRCRPMNKRETENNCKCVIKIHNPSVETWDPGEGTTFPKTFTFDSTYDQNSSTEAIYNDICYPLVESVLEGYNATIFVYGQTGCGKSFTMEGIPSQKGVISRAFEHLFEAISVTSGVKYLALVSYLEIYNEQIRDLLVPNDKMTNGVTLSLKETPTEGVTVPGLTQHPIHNSQEAEHYLNVGSKNRMIGATLMNQNSSRSHSIFTISIEQLNNVNNNQSIRKGKLNLVDLAGSERQTKTGATGDRLKEATKINLSLSALGNVISALVDGKAKHIPYRDSKLTRLLQDSLGGNTRTLMIACISPADRDYMETLSTLRYANRAKNISNKPKVNEDPKDTILRQYQEEIERLKALLSTRQEGDIKIVDLEESEVNKNVVSRNEELGVRRDKLLQEYQKEMDKLRNLHESEKNQKETVLKQIQAIKLEYEENIRRLNEEKLNKEVTSTDEVMRRIEELKKALIGGEKAYDKELSERRLRKKRAAEERANLIAHLLAKIDMNEDRETLQNQYKDISQELNLKTEILRKYRHKVKMLEKEITDLQGEFQQEREDYLETVRRQEKNLKLLSQINDKLVGTLKKDCNYTDLEAIKDQAVWLEESQKFKLPDLVIPRTKLPPAGQNHDRNLYTTMSNPSAKSYLETNNANPQDIIASYFQPATKRATELLNQSKSGTVDPHKVFNTWRGHRNFPDFARKNRTRSTENLSLDSPTSSVGKSNFWLTSGASSPFNTDQLKKPFRLEALPDIRKCSKRGPLNTMELL; via the exons TGTGTTATCAAAATACATAACCCATCGGTAGAAACCTGGGACCCGGGAGAGGGCACAACCTTCCCTAAAACGTTCACATTCGACTCCACATACGACCAAAATTCATCCACGGAAGCGATTTATAATGACATTTGTTACCCACTAGTGGAG AGCGTCCTAGAGGGTTATAACGCAACGATATTCGTATATGGACAAACCGGTTGCGGCAAGTCGTTTACCATGGAAGGAATTCCCAGTCAGAAAGGGGTGATCTCCCGGGCTTTCGAGCACTTGTTCGAAGCCATTTCAGTCACCAGTGGGGTCAAATATCTCGCTTTGGTTAGCTATTTGGAAATTTATAATGAGCAAATTAG GGATTTATTGGTGCCAAATGACAAGATGACCAACGGTGTTACGCTATCCTTGAAAGAGACACCTACAGAGGGCGTAACCGTTCCAG GCCTCACCCAACATCCTATACACAACTCCCAAGAAGCCGAACATTACCTCAACGTCGGTTCGAAAAACCGCATGATCGGCGCAACCCTTATGAACCAAAACAGCTCCAGAAGCCACAGCATTTTCACCATCAGCATCGAACAGTTGAACAACGTCAACAACAACCAGAGCATCCGAAAAG GAAAATTAAATCTAGTCGACTTGGCGGGATCAGAACGTCAAACCAAGACGGGAGCCACCGGGGATCGACTGAAAGAAGCCACCAAAATCAATTTATCCTTAAGCGCCCTCGGGAACGTCATTTCAGCCCTGGTGGACGGAAAAGCCAAACACATCCCTTATAGGGACTCCAAGCTCACCAGACTGTTACAG GACTCTTTGGGGGGCAACACGCGCACCCTAATGATAGCCTGCATCAGTCCAGCTGATAGGGATTATATGGAAACCCTGTCCACCCTAAGATACGCCAATAGGGCCAAAAACATCAGCAACAAACCGAAAGTCAACGAGGACCCCAAAGACACGATTCTGAGGCAGTACCAAGAGGAAATCGAGCGTCTCAAGGCACTTTTGAGTACCCGACAAGAGGGCGACATCAAAATCGTGGACTTGGAAGAGAGTGAGGTGAACAAAAATGTGGTTTCCAGAAATGAGGAGTTGGGCGTGAGGAGGGACAAGCTGCTGCAAGAGTACCAGAAAGAGATGGATAAGTTGAGGAATTTACATGAGAG TGAGAAGAACCAAAAGGAAACTGTCCTGAAGCAAATCCAAGCGATCAAGCTGGAATACGAAGAGAACATTAGAAGATTGAACGAGGAGAAGTTGAATAAAGAGGTGACGTCCACCGATGAGGTGATGAGGAGGATAGAGGAGCTTAAGAAGGCCCTGATTGGCGGTGAGAAGGCTTATGATAAGGAGCTGTCCGAGAGGAGGTTGAGAAAAAAGAGGGCTGCGGAGGAGAGGGCCAA TTTAATAGCTCACTTGTTGGCCAAAATCGACATGAACGAGGACAGAGAAACCCTCCAGAACCAATACAAAGACATCAGCCAGGAACTGAACCTAAAAACCGAAATACTGAGAAAATACCGACATAAAGTGAAAATGTTAGAAAAGGAAATCACTGACCTCCAAGGTGAGTTCCAACAGGAGCGTGAGGACTATTTGGAAACCGTGAGGAGGCAGGAGAAGAACCTCAAATTACTCAGCCAGATAAACGACAAGTTAGTCGGGACTTTAAAGAAGGATTGTAACTATAC GGACTTGGAGGCTATAAAGGACCAAGCAGTATGGTTAGAAGAGAGTCAAAAGTTTAAACTTCCCGATTTGGTGATTCCGCGTACTAAATTGCCACCAGCCG GACAAAATCATGACCGAAACCTCTATACGACGATGAGTAACCCTAGTGCCAAATCTTATTTAGAG acgaATAATGCCAACCCTCAAGATATTATAGCGAGCTATTTTCAACCAGCGACCAAAAGGGCCACGGAGCTCCTAAATCAGTCGAAATCCGGAACGGTCGATCCCCATAAGGTTTTTAACACGTGGAGAG GCCACCGTAACTTTCCAGATTTCGCACGGAAGAACCGAACCAGATCCACAGAGAATTTAAGTCTGGACTCGCCCACTAGCAGTGTTGGAAAGAGTAATTTTTGGCTCACCTCCGGTGCAA GCTCACCCTTTAATACTGATCAACTTAAAAAGCCTTTTAGATTGGAGGCGTTGCCTGATATCAGGAAGTGTAGCAAGCGAGGACCACTTAATACCATGGAACTTTTGTAA